The Actinocatenispora sera genome has a window encoding:
- a CDS encoding ABC transporter substrate-binding protein has product MNRKPVLSIAAGALLAGTLAACGNTGGGSSTTAFDPKTCQGGTLEVLNQRDITHLDPARIYTSGGGNIPSLLFRTLTTRNRAAGAAGANVVPDLATDLGTPSDNAKSWTYHLRSGLKYSDGTAITSADIKYGIERSFSPDLPGGAAYLRDWLVGAKNYAGPYKDPKGLGAIETPDARTIVFHLNSPHGDFPYLATATQFAPVPKAKDDGVNYEKHPVSSGPYQIKTYQKNKKLVLTRNKNWSRSIDPERLACPDTIDITSGLNPDVINQRLAASSGNDANAVTTDTDLGPAQISQLQGNPELAKRVAKGNFPYTYYLTYDTTKAPFDKLKVREAFSYAVNRNSVINAIGGSSLGYPATTFLPKQKSMGYQPYDYFPAGKSGNPAKAKQLLAQAGYPHGLTVTLAHNNTADDPSGPEVATAVQDALKKAGITVKLQTIDSNSYYDTLNDPKTQPQVAIAGWGADWPSGGPFLIPLFDGRQIFPSGGNFNTAMVNDPAVNKQIDRINAITDPAQAAKAWGELDASMGKQAWYVPLYHGKDLALYGKNVKNAFVSDWTGVYDLSQLSVK; this is encoded by the coding sequence GTGAACCGCAAACCCGTCCTGTCGATCGCCGCGGGTGCGCTGCTGGCCGGCACCCTCGCCGCCTGCGGCAACACCGGCGGTGGGTCGTCCACCACCGCGTTCGATCCGAAGACCTGCCAGGGCGGCACGCTGGAGGTGCTGAACCAGCGGGACATCACGCACCTCGACCCGGCCCGGATCTACACCTCCGGCGGCGGCAACATCCCGTCGCTGCTGTTCCGGACGCTGACCACGCGCAACCGGGCCGCCGGGGCGGCCGGCGCCAACGTGGTACCGGACCTCGCCACCGACCTCGGCACGCCCAGCGACAACGCCAAGAGCTGGACCTACCACCTGCGGTCCGGCCTGAAGTACTCCGACGGCACCGCGATCACCAGCGCCGACATCAAGTACGGCATCGAGCGCTCGTTCTCGCCGGACCTGCCGGGCGGCGCCGCGTACCTGCGCGACTGGCTGGTCGGCGCGAAGAACTACGCCGGCCCGTACAAGGACCCGAAGGGCCTGGGCGCGATCGAGACGCCCGACGCCAGGACGATCGTGTTCCACCTCAACAGCCCGCACGGTGACTTCCCGTACCTCGCCACCGCGACCCAGTTCGCGCCGGTACCGAAGGCGAAGGACGACGGGGTCAACTACGAGAAGCACCCGGTCTCCAGCGGCCCGTACCAGATCAAGACGTACCAGAAGAACAAGAAGCTGGTGCTGACCCGCAACAAGAACTGGTCCCGCAGCATCGACCCGGAGCGGCTGGCCTGCCCGGACACCATCGACATCACCTCCGGGCTCAACCCGGACGTGATCAACCAGCGGCTGGCGGCGAGCTCCGGCAACGACGCGAACGCGGTCACCACCGACACCGACCTCGGCCCGGCGCAGATCTCCCAGCTGCAGGGCAACCCGGAGCTGGCCAAGCGCGTCGCCAAGGGCAACTTCCCGTACACGTACTACCTGACGTACGACACGACGAAGGCGCCGTTCGACAAGCTGAAGGTGCGCGAGGCGTTCAGCTACGCGGTCAACCGCAACTCGGTGATCAACGCGATCGGCGGCAGCTCGCTGGGGTACCCGGCGACCACGTTCCTGCCGAAGCAGAAGTCGATGGGCTACCAGCCGTACGACTACTTCCCGGCCGGCAAGAGCGGCAACCCGGCGAAGGCCAAGCAGCTGCTGGCCCAGGCCGGCTACCCGCACGGACTGACGGTCACGTTGGCGCACAACAACACCGCCGACGACCCGAGCGGCCCCGAGGTGGCGACCGCGGTGCAGGACGCGCTGAAGAAGGCCGGCATCACCGTCAAGCTGCAGACCATCGACTCCAACTCCTACTACGACACGCTGAACGACCCGAAGACCCAGCCGCAGGTGGCGATCGCCGGTTGGGGTGCGGACTGGCCGAGCGGCGGACCGTTCCTGATCCCGCTGTTCGACGGCCGGCAGATCTTCCCGTCCGGCGGCAACTTCAACACCGCGATGGTGAACGATCCGGCGGTGAACAAGCAGATCGACCGGATCAACGCGATCACCGACCCGGCGCAGGCCGCGAAGGCGTGGGGTGAGCTGGACGCCTCGATGGGCAAGCAGGCCTGGTACGTGCCGCTCTACCATGGCAAGGACCTGGCGCTGTACGGCAAGAACGTCAAGAACGCCTTCGTCTCGGACTGGACCGGCGTCTACGACCTGTCCCAGCTCTCGGTCAAGTGA
- a CDS encoding SDR family oxidoreductase, with protein sequence MDTGLAGRSALVTGASRGIGAAIATALAAEGCHVLLSSRRQQALDEVAARVRAAYPGVEVRTHAAHVGDPDAAAACVAAAVEAFGGVDVLVNNAGTNPYYGPMVDLDVARAEKTVQVNQLSVVLWTQAVWRASMRERGGAIVNLASVGGLLTEPGIGYYNATKAAVIHLTRQFAAELAPRVRVNAIAPGIVRTRLARALWEGREPALNAAIPLGRIGEPADIAATAVFLAGAASSWLTGQTLVVDGGAAIRPALLPDDR encoded by the coding sequence ATGGACACCGGACTGGCCGGGCGCAGCGCTCTGGTGACCGGCGCGTCGCGCGGGATCGGCGCCGCGATCGCGACCGCGCTGGCCGCCGAGGGCTGCCACGTGTTGCTCTCCTCGCGCCGGCAGCAGGCGCTCGACGAGGTCGCCGCGCGGGTGCGCGCCGCGTACCCCGGGGTCGAGGTCCGCACGCACGCCGCGCACGTGGGCGACCCGGACGCCGCCGCCGCCTGCGTCGCCGCCGCGGTCGAGGCGTTCGGCGGCGTCGACGTGCTGGTCAACAACGCCGGGACGAATCCGTACTACGGCCCGATGGTGGACCTGGACGTGGCCCGCGCCGAGAAGACGGTCCAGGTCAACCAGCTGTCGGTGGTGCTGTGGACGCAGGCGGTGTGGCGCGCGTCGATGCGCGAGCGCGGCGGCGCCATCGTCAACCTGGCCTCGGTCGGCGGGCTGCTGACCGAACCCGGCATCGGCTACTACAACGCGACGAAGGCCGCGGTCATCCATCTGACCAGGCAGTTCGCCGCGGAACTCGCGCCGCGGGTGCGGGTCAACGCGATCGCGCCCGGGATCGTCCGCACCCGGCTCGCCCGCGCCCTGTGGGAGGGCCGCGAGCCGGCGCTGAATGCGGCCATTCCGCTCGGCCGGATCGGCGAGCCGGCCGACATCGCCGCCACCGCGGTCTTCCTCGCCGGGGCGGCGTCGAGCTGGCTGACCGGCCAGACGCTGGTGGTCGACGGCGGCGCCGCGATCCGCCCCGCGCTGCTGCCCGACGACCGCTGA
- a CDS encoding MaoC family dehydratase: protein MRTFRSAAELLAAVGTDLGTSGARPVNQARIDAFADATGDRQWIHVDAERAAAGPFGTTVAHGFLTLSLLPMLLREVVEVRAAHALNYGLDRVRFPAPLPAGSRVRASATLLSADPADGGVQTVLRATVQAAGAAKPCCVADLVTRYLF from the coding sequence GTGAGGACGTTCCGCAGCGCCGCCGAGCTGCTCGCCGCGGTCGGTACCGATCTCGGTACCAGTGGTGCCCGGCCGGTCAACCAGGCCCGCATCGACGCGTTCGCCGACGCCACCGGCGACCGGCAGTGGATCCACGTCGACGCCGAGCGGGCCGCGGCCGGGCCCTTCGGTACCACGGTGGCGCACGGGTTCCTGACCCTGTCGCTGTTGCCGATGTTGCTGCGCGAGGTGGTCGAGGTGCGGGCCGCACACGCGCTCAACTACGGACTGGACCGGGTCCGCTTCCCGGCACCACTACCCGCGGGCTCCCGGGTACGCGCCAGCGCGACCCTGCTGTCCGCCGACCCGGCCGACGGTGGCGTGCAGACGGTGCTGCGCGCCACCGTCCAGGCCGCGGGTGCCGCCAAGCCCTGCTGCGTCGCGGACCTGGTCACCCGCTACCTGTTCTGA
- a CDS encoding SDR family oxidoreductase, with protein MTSQNEFLAGTTVLVAGGSSGIGLATARAARAAGAEVTVTGRNESRLRAAGDGIAWRIADLHDHDTIAAAMPERLDHLVLAAGDAAGIGPVAGLDLASVRSGLDTKVIGFLGAIQAALPALRPGGSITLVGAASARNAAPGAVGLAMINGAVEAGVASLAAELAPVRVNAVSPGVVDTAWWSGFPAEAREAVFTQYGKAATMGRIATADDVARAILALMTNAYLTGTVLPVDGGPAAA; from the coding sequence ATGACGTCTCAGAATGAATTCCTGGCAGGCACCACCGTTCTTGTCGCCGGCGGCAGTTCCGGCATCGGGCTGGCCACCGCACGGGCCGCGCGGGCCGCCGGCGCCGAGGTCACCGTCACCGGCCGCAACGAGTCTCGGCTGCGCGCCGCCGGCGACGGCATCGCCTGGCGCATCGCCGACCTGCACGACCACGACACGATCGCCGCCGCGATGCCGGAACGGCTGGACCACCTGGTCCTCGCCGCCGGCGACGCCGCCGGCATCGGCCCCGTCGCCGGGCTCGACCTCGCCTCGGTCCGCAGCGGGCTCGACACCAAGGTGATCGGCTTCCTCGGTGCGATCCAGGCGGCGCTGCCGGCGCTGCGGCCGGGCGGCTCGATCACCCTGGTCGGCGCGGCCAGCGCCCGCAACGCGGCGCCCGGCGCGGTCGGCCTGGCGATGATCAACGGCGCGGTGGAGGCCGGGGTGGCCAGCCTCGCCGCCGAACTGGCCCCGGTCCGGGTCAACGCGGTCTCCCCCGGTGTCGTCGACACCGCCTGGTGGTCCGGCTTCCCCGCCGAGGCGCGCGAGGCGGTGTTCACCCAGTACGGCAAGGCCGCGACGATGGGCCGGATCGCCACCGCCGACGACGTCGCGCGGGCGATCCTCGCGCTGATGACCAACGCGTACCTCACCGGCACGGTGCTGCCGGTCGACGGCGGCCCCGCCGCGGCCTGA
- a CDS encoding ABC transporter ATP-binding protein has protein sequence MTDQLSPEPSSHVPAPRSGDPAAAPIVAVDGLTVTFPGGTRAVDGVSFDLAPGASLGIVGESGSGKSATALALLGLHHGTGARLTGRVEVAGTVVDDADPERLRRLRGATAAMVFQDPMSALDPYFSVGSQIAEVYRLHTGASRRAAWSRAVEVLDHVGIPHAARRASEPPHQFSGGQRQRALIAMALALRPKVLIADEPTTALDVTVQAQILDLLHGLRAETGMALLLVTHDLGVIAGTVDEVLVMQRGRIVERGGVRQVLSAPEHDYTRALLSAVPRVDAPRQRALADGAAPVEPLVRMVDVRQDFPVGRGLVPGRHRSVAAVDGVSLDVRRGEVLGVVGESGSGKTTLARMMVRLLRPTGGRVEFDGTEIGGLSDRRLAPFRRDLQMVFQDPISALNPRRSVGESIADPLRTAGIRDDARIRATVREWLARVGLDPDRYDAYPHEFSGGQRQRIGIARALVRSPRLVVCDEPVSALDVSTQAQIIDLLAQLRAELDLTVVFVAHDLAVVRQVSDRVAVMHGGKLVELADADTVYTDPQHDYTRTLLAAVPVLDPDLAAQRRAERVAVAG, from the coding sequence ATGACCGACCAGCTTTCGCCGGAGCCGTCCTCGCACGTGCCGGCCCCGCGGTCCGGCGATCCGGCCGCCGCGCCGATCGTCGCGGTGGACGGGCTGACGGTGACGTTCCCCGGCGGTACCCGGGCGGTCGACGGGGTGTCGTTCGACCTGGCGCCGGGCGCGTCGCTCGGCATCGTGGGGGAGTCCGGGTCGGGCAAGAGCGCGACCGCGCTGGCCTTGCTCGGCCTGCACCATGGCACCGGTGCGCGGCTCACCGGCCGGGTCGAGGTCGCCGGTACCGTCGTGGACGACGCCGATCCGGAACGGCTGCGGCGGCTGCGCGGCGCGACCGCGGCGATGGTGTTCCAGGACCCGATGTCGGCGCTCGACCCGTACTTCAGCGTCGGCAGCCAGATCGCCGAGGTGTACCGGCTGCACACCGGCGCGTCCCGGCGCGCGGCGTGGTCCCGCGCGGTGGAGGTGCTCGACCACGTCGGGATCCCGCACGCAGCCCGGCGCGCGTCCGAGCCGCCGCACCAGTTCTCCGGCGGGCAACGGCAGCGGGCGCTGATCGCGATGGCGCTGGCGCTGCGGCCGAAGGTGCTGATCGCCGACGAGCCGACCACCGCGCTGGACGTGACGGTCCAGGCGCAGATCCTCGACCTGCTGCACGGGCTTCGCGCCGAGACCGGGATGGCGCTGCTGCTGGTCACCCACGACCTCGGGGTGATCGCCGGCACCGTCGACGAGGTACTGGTGATGCAGCGCGGCCGGATCGTCGAGCGCGGCGGCGTGCGCCAGGTGCTGTCCGCGCCGGAGCACGACTACACCCGGGCGCTGCTGTCGGCGGTACCTCGGGTCGACGCGCCACGCCAACGCGCCCTGGCGGACGGCGCGGCTCCGGTCGAACCGCTGGTGCGGATGGTGGACGTGCGGCAGGACTTCCCGGTCGGCCGCGGCCTCGTGCCGGGCCGGCACCGCAGCGTCGCCGCGGTCGACGGGGTGAGCCTGGACGTGCGGCGCGGCGAGGTCCTCGGCGTGGTCGGCGAGTCCGGCTCGGGCAAGACGACGCTGGCCCGGATGATGGTGCGGCTGCTGCGTCCCACCGGCGGCCGGGTCGAGTTCGACGGCACCGAGATCGGCGGGCTGTCCGATCGCCGGCTCGCGCCCTTCCGGCGGGACCTGCAGATGGTGTTCCAGGACCCGATCTCGGCGCTGAACCCGCGCCGCAGCGTGGGGGAGAGCATCGCCGATCCGTTGCGTACCGCGGGGATCCGGGACGACGCCCGGATCCGGGCCACGGTGCGGGAGTGGCTGGCGCGGGTCGGGCTGGACCCGGACCGCTACGACGCCTACCCGCACGAGTTCTCCGGCGGGCAGCGCCAGCGCATCGGCATCGCCCGCGCGCTGGTCCGCTCGCCCCGGCTCGTGGTGTGCGACGAGCCGGTGTCGGCGCTGGACGTCTCCACCCAGGCGCAGATCATCGACCTGCTCGCGCAGCTGCGGGCCGAACTGGACCTGACCGTGGTGTTCGTCGCGCACGACCTCGCGGTGGTACGCCAGGTGTCCGACCGGGTCGCGGTGATGCACGGCGGGAAGCTCGTCGAGCTGGCCGACGCGGACACCGTCTACACCGATCCGCAGCACGACTACACCCGCACGCTGCTTGCCGCGGTACCGGTACTCGATCCCGACCTGGCCGCGCAACGCCGGGCTGAGCGCGTCGCAGTGGCCGGCTGA
- a CDS encoding acyl-CoA dehydrogenase family protein encodes MEFGLTDEQRAIRDTVRDFVRKELTPREPDVLARDRRGEPGLTRDELTALQDKARGFGFWGLSTPEQYGGMDLDAVTQALIHTELGRTYVPFVFGGEADNILYEANDTQRAEYLLPTIEGDRISCFAITEPGAGSDAANIRLTARADGDDWLLSGEKTFITNGNDADFAIVIALTDPAAGARGGSTAFLVDRSMGWTSSPIVTMGPAEPASLFFDQVRVPSSHILGEVGQGWRLAMRWIGRGRYLIPARAVGIAERALSMAVEYANTRETFGAPIAANQAIQWMIADSELELEAARLLVLRAAWLVDTGADARHASSMAKLSGATMVNRVIDRVLQVHGGMGYTRELPIERWYREVRLFRIFEGTDEMQRLILARDLLRGYTKVGLV; translated from the coding sequence ATGGAGTTCGGCCTCACCGACGAGCAGCGCGCGATCCGGGACACGGTGCGCGACTTCGTCCGCAAGGAGCTGACGCCGCGCGAACCCGACGTGCTGGCCCGCGACCGGCGCGGTGAGCCCGGCCTGACCCGCGACGAGCTGACCGCGCTGCAGGACAAGGCGCGCGGTTTCGGTTTCTGGGGCCTGTCCACCCCCGAGCAGTACGGCGGGATGGACCTGGACGCGGTCACCCAGGCGCTGATCCACACCGAGCTGGGCCGCACGTACGTCCCGTTCGTGTTCGGCGGCGAGGCGGACAACATCCTGTACGAGGCGAACGACACGCAGCGCGCCGAGTACCTGCTGCCCACCATCGAGGGCGACCGGATCTCCTGCTTCGCGATCACCGAGCCGGGCGCCGGCTCGGACGCGGCGAACATCCGGCTCACCGCCCGCGCCGACGGCGACGACTGGCTGCTGTCCGGCGAGAAGACGTTCATCACCAACGGCAACGACGCCGACTTCGCCATCGTCATCGCGCTCACCGACCCGGCCGCCGGCGCCCGCGGCGGTTCGACCGCGTTCCTGGTGGACCGGTCGATGGGCTGGACCTCGTCGCCGATCGTCACGATGGGCCCGGCCGAGCCGGCGTCGCTGTTCTTCGACCAGGTCCGGGTGCCGTCCTCGCACATCCTCGGCGAGGTCGGGCAGGGCTGGCGGCTCGCGATGCGCTGGATCGGCCGCGGCCGGTACCTGATCCCGGCGCGGGCGGTCGGGATCGCCGAGCGGGCGCTGTCGATGGCCGTCGAGTACGCGAACACCCGGGAGACGTTCGGCGCACCGATCGCCGCGAACCAGGCGATCCAGTGGATGATCGCGGACAGCGAGCTGGAACTGGAGGCGGCCCGGCTGCTGGTGCTGCGGGCCGCCTGGCTGGTCGACACCGGTGCCGACGCCCGGCACGCGTCCTCGATGGCGAAGCTGTCCGGCGCCACCATGGTCAACCGGGTGATCGACCGGGTACTGCAGGTGCACGGCGGCATGGGCTACACCCGGGAGCTGCCGATCGAACGCTGGTACCGGGAGGTGCGGCTGTTTCGCATCTTCGAAGGCACCGACGAGATGCAGCGGCTGATCCTCGCCCGCGACCTGCTGCGCGGCTACACGAAGGTGGGGCTGGTGTGA
- the fabG gene encoding 3-oxoacyl-ACP reductase FabG yields the protein MDRFTGRVAVVTGAAQGIGAATARRLAAEGATVAVLDLDLDRTADTVATIRAAGGSADGYAVDVADAGSVTAAIDAVAGAHGRIDVLVNDAGVTRDNLVHKLAEDDWDTVLDVNLKGAYLVSRAAQQHMVPAGYGRIVSLSSTSALGNRGQANYAAAKAGIQGLTATLAIELGRYGITANAVAPGYVATAMTAATARRVGLDPAEHQRLAAEQIPVRRVGRPDDIAAAIAFLASEEAGYVSGQTLYVNGGLR from the coding sequence GTGGACAGGTTCACCGGGCGGGTCGCCGTGGTCACCGGCGCGGCGCAGGGCATCGGCGCGGCCACCGCACGCCGGTTGGCGGCCGAGGGCGCGACGGTGGCGGTACTGGACCTCGATCTCGACCGCACCGCCGACACCGTCGCGACCATCCGGGCGGCCGGCGGCAGCGCCGACGGGTACGCCGTGGATGTCGCCGACGCGGGTTCGGTGACCGCGGCGATCGACGCCGTCGCCGGCGCGCACGGGCGGATCGACGTGCTGGTCAACGACGCCGGCGTGACCCGCGACAACCTGGTGCACAAGCTCGCCGAGGACGACTGGGACACCGTTCTCGACGTCAACCTCAAGGGCGCGTACCTGGTCAGCCGGGCGGCGCAGCAGCACATGGTGCCGGCCGGGTACGGGCGGATCGTGTCGCTGTCGTCCACCTCCGCGCTGGGCAACCGCGGCCAGGCCAACTACGCCGCGGCGAAGGCCGGCATCCAGGGACTGACCGCGACGCTCGCGATCGAGCTCGGCCGGTACGGGATCACCGCGAACGCGGTGGCGCCCGGCTACGTGGCGACCGCGATGACCGCGGCGACCGCGCGGCGGGTCGGCCTGGACCCGGCCGAGCACCAGCGGCTCGCCGCCGAGCAGATCCCGGTCCGCCGGGTCGGCCGGCCGGACGACATCGCGGCCGCGATCGCGTTCCTGGCCTCCGAGGAGGCCGGCTACGTCAGCGGCCAGACCCTGTACGTGAACGGGGGGCTGCGCTGA
- a CDS encoding ABC transporter permease, producing MSTDALTDQATAPAPEGGAGARSVWRALRREPAALVGLIVVLLLIVVALAAPLLTALEGQDYTSYHDGLLDSARGGVPTGDLGGISAQHWLGVEPKTGRDLFARVVYGARVSLTVAISATILQLLIGLTIGLAAGLGGRIADAVLSRVTDLVLAFPALIFSIALLGIVPQSFPRPVLLVLVLALFGWAGTARIARGQALTLKTRDYVAAARLAGGRGARLARREILPGLAAPVITYAALMVPGNIVAEAGLSFLGVGINPPTPSWGQMLSSATTWFSGDPMYVAIPGVLLFATVLSFTLFGDGLRNALDPRSTSLSKRAE from the coding sequence GTGAGTACCGACGCACTGACCGACCAGGCCACCGCGCCGGCGCCCGAGGGGGGCGCCGGCGCCCGGTCGGTGTGGCGCGCGTTGCGCCGCGAGCCGGCCGCGCTGGTCGGGCTGATCGTGGTCCTGCTGCTGATCGTGGTGGCGCTCGCGGCGCCGCTGCTGACCGCGCTGGAGGGACAGGACTACACCAGCTACCACGACGGGCTGCTCGACTCGGCCCGCGGCGGGGTACCGACCGGTGACCTCGGCGGCATCTCCGCGCAGCACTGGCTCGGGGTGGAGCCCAAGACCGGCCGCGACCTGTTCGCCCGGGTCGTGTACGGCGCCCGGGTCTCGCTCACGGTCGCCATCTCGGCCACGATCCTGCAACTGCTGATCGGGCTGACGATCGGGCTGGCCGCGGGGCTGGGTGGCCGCATCGCCGACGCGGTGCTGTCCCGGGTGACCGACCTGGTACTGGCGTTCCCGGCCCTGATCTTCTCGATCGCGCTGCTGGGCATCGTGCCGCAGTCGTTCCCCCGGCCGGTCCTGCTGGTGCTGGTGTTGGCGCTGTTCGGGTGGGCCGGCACGGCCCGCATCGCCCGCGGGCAGGCGCTGACGCTCAAGACCCGCGACTACGTGGCGGCGGCCCGGCTCGCCGGCGGCCGCGGTGCCCGGCTGGCCCGCCGGGAGATCCTGCCCGGCCTCGCCGCGCCGGTAATCACGTACGCGGCGCTGATGGTGCCGGGCAACATCGTGGCCGAGGCCGGCCTGTCCTTCCTCGGCGTGGGCATCAACCCGCCGACCCCGTCCTGGGGGCAGATGCTGTCGTCGGCGACCACCTGGTTCAGCGGTGACCCGATGTACGTGGCGATCCCCGGCGTGCTGCTGTTCGCCACCGTGCTGTCGTTCACGCTGTTCGGCGACGGGCTGCGCAACGCGCTGGATCCGCGCAGCACGTCGCTGTCGAAGAGGGCGGAGTAG
- a CDS encoding TetR/AcrR family transcriptional regulator: MDEVSAKRGRPRDERARKAILRAARDLLLEDGYAALTVEGIARRAGVGRQTVYRWWQGKADVALEAMNAQAELEIAATDLAAFVRETFIVAPRYVPALSGLMAHAQLDPAFAARFRAEFLDRRRAALIALVRAELPALDPEYAADLVFGTLWYLVLTRPDRLDAEFADRMYETLHAQRP; this comes from the coding sequence ATGGACGAGGTGAGCGCGAAGCGGGGTCGGCCGCGGGACGAGCGGGCCCGGAAGGCCATCCTGCGGGCGGCCCGGGACCTGCTGCTCGAGGACGGGTACGCCGCGTTGACCGTCGAGGGCATCGCCCGGCGCGCCGGCGTCGGCCGGCAGACCGTGTACCGGTGGTGGCAGGGCAAGGCCGACGTCGCGCTGGAGGCGATGAACGCCCAGGCCGAGCTGGAGATCGCGGCGACCGATCTGGCCGCCTTCGTGCGCGAGACGTTCATCGTCGCGCCGCGGTACGTGCCGGCACTGTCCGGGCTGATGGCGCACGCCCAGCTCGACCCGGCGTTCGCGGCCCGGTTCCGGGCCGAGTTCCTGGACCGCCGGCGGGCGGCACTGATCGCGCTGGTCCGCGCCGAGCTTCCGGCACTCGACCCGGAGTACGCCGCCGACCTGGTGTTCGGCACCCTCTGGTACCTGGTGCTGACCCGGCCGGACCGGCTCGACGCCGAGTTCGCCGACCGGATGTACGAGACGCTGCACGCGCAGCGACCGTGA
- a CDS encoding formylglycine-generating enzyme family protein, producing MADPVRAGNDPAPAGRRPVEPLTGDPAGGSTAAAATSAARGPAVDPVPVPLGPGTVTLSDRRTQRSWQVPLRRYLLDPVPVTQRRYAAVTGAMPSAVDDPDRPVDGVSWWDAVRFCNAYSRAAGLTPVYRIDGEDVSVAAGADGYRLPTEAEWEFACRAGSTGPRYGELAEIAWYRGNSGGHSHPVGTRSANAWGLSDLLGNVWEWCFDHYDPQVYGSYRVLRGGGWADEHWSCRASVRRRSHPTFRIDDVGFRLACSVPS from the coding sequence ATGGCCGATCCCGTGCGGGCCGGCAACGACCCGGCACCGGCTGGTCGCCGACCCGTCGAGCCACTCACCGGTGACCCGGCCGGCGGTTCGACGGCGGCTGCGGCCACGTCGGCCGCTCGCGGCCCGGCGGTCGATCCGGTACCGGTGCCGCTCGGGCCCGGCACGGTGACCCTGTCCGACCGTCGCACCCAGCGGTCCTGGCAGGTGCCGCTGCGCCGGTACCTGCTCGATCCGGTACCGGTGACCCAGCGCCGGTACGCGGCGGTCACCGGCGCCATGCCGAGCGCCGTCGACGACCCGGACCGCCCGGTCGACGGCGTCTCCTGGTGGGACGCGGTGCGGTTCTGCAACGCGTACTCCCGGGCCGCCGGGCTCACTCCGGTGTACCGGATCGACGGCGAGGACGTCTCGGTAGCCGCCGGCGCCGACGGGTACCGGCTGCCGACCGAGGCGGAGTGGGAGTTCGCCTGCCGGGCCGGCAGCACCGGCCCGCGCTACGGCGAACTGGCCGAGATCGCCTGGTACCGCGGCAACTCCGGCGGGCACAGCCACCCGGTCGGCACCCGGTCGGCGAACGCGTGGGGCCTGTCCGACCTGCTCGGCAACGTGTGGGAGTGGTGCTTCGACCACTACGACCCGCAGGTGTACGGCAGCTACCGGGTGCTGCGCGGCGGCGGCTGGGCGGACGAGCACTGGAGCTGCCGTGCCTCGGTACGCCGGCGCAGCCACCCCACCTTCCGCATCGACGACGTCGGCTTCCGCCTGGCCTGCTCCGTCCCGTCCTGA
- a CDS encoding ABC transporter permease, translated as MAAYLIRRVLGALVVLLVLSAAVYVIFYALPGNPAQLVCGPKTCQPDQLHRIETELGLDQPIYLQYWHFLIGIFAGRTFSGGPEAIHCAAPCLGYSYQTGEPVTSLLLDRLPVSASLVVGGFVIWVLVGVGLGVISALRRGRALDRVVTTATLAGNSVPVFLVGLLLLIVFCVYLRWLPFPGYQPLTANPALWAQNLILPWVSLSVVSAAVYTRLTRTSMLETLAEDHIRTFRAYGLSESRVIRRHALRGALTPLITIGTIDLATSLTGATLTESLFGLPGLGQLLVTSVRNIDLPVVVGVTILAGTVIVVANMFADILYSVADRRVALA; from the coding sequence GTGGCCGCATACCTGATCCGGCGGGTGCTCGGCGCGCTGGTGGTGCTGCTCGTGCTGTCCGCCGCCGTGTACGTCATCTTCTACGCGCTGCCCGGCAACCCGGCGCAGCTGGTCTGCGGCCCGAAGACCTGCCAGCCCGACCAGCTGCACCGCATCGAGACCGAGCTCGGCCTCGACCAGCCGATCTACCTGCAGTACTGGCACTTCCTGATCGGCATCTTCGCCGGCCGGACGTTCTCCGGCGGGCCGGAGGCGATCCACTGCGCGGCGCCGTGCCTGGGCTACTCGTACCAGACCGGCGAGCCGGTGACCTCGCTGCTGCTCGACCGGCTGCCGGTGTCGGCGTCGCTGGTCGTCGGTGGCTTCGTCATCTGGGTACTGGTCGGCGTCGGGCTCGGCGTGATCTCCGCGCTGCGCCGCGGCCGGGCCCTGGACCGCGTCGTCACCACCGCGACGCTCGCCGGCAACTCGGTACCGGTGTTCCTGGTCGGGTTGCTGCTGCTGATCGTGTTCTGCGTGTACCTGCGGTGGCTGCCGTTCCCCGGCTACCAGCCGCTGACCGCGAACCCGGCGCTGTGGGCGCAGAACCTGATCCTGCCGTGGGTGTCGCTGTCGGTGGTGTCGGCCGCCGTCTACACCCGGCTGACCCGCACCTCGATGCTGGAAACGCTGGCGGAGGACCACATCCGCACGTTCCGGGCGTACGGGCTGAGCGAGTCGCGGGTGATCCGCCGGCACGCCCTGCGCGGCGCGCTGACTCCGCTGATCACGATCGGCACCATCGACCTGGCCACCTCGCTGACCGGGGCGACGCTGACCGAGAGCCTGTTCGGCCTGCCCGGGTTGGGGCAGCTGCTGGTGACCTCGGTACGCAACATCGACCTGCCCGTGGTGGTCGGCGTGACGATCCTGGCCGGCACGGTCATCGTGGTGGCCAACATGTTCGCCGACATCCTGTACTCGGTGGCCGACCGGAGGGTGGCGCTGGCATGA